The following are encoded together in the Lactuca sativa cultivar Salinas chromosome 1, Lsat_Salinas_v11, whole genome shotgun sequence genome:
- the LOC111907838 gene encoding PH, RCC1 and FYVE domains-containing protein 1 isoform X2, producing the protein MADLVSYGNADRDIEQAVFRRYLRPEKDYLSFSLVYNNGKRSLDLICKDKVEAEVWIAGLKALISSWQGGRSKIDGWSDGGLYLDDNKDLASNSASDSSVTPDVSVSSSSNPTTSPKTSSNFERSHAVLEQTNMQLKGSSSDTFRVSVSSAPSTSSHGSGPDDCDALGDVYIWGEVICENVIKLGPDRTINPSNTRTDVLLPKPLESNVVLDVNHIACGVRHAALVTRQGELFTWGEESGGRLGHGVGKDVTQPRLVESLTVSNIDFVACGEFHTCAVTSSGELYTWGDGTHNVGLLGHGTDVSHWIPKRISGPLEGLQVSSVTCGPWHTALITSTGQLFTFGDGTFGVLGHGDRENVSYPKEVDSLSGLRTVAVACGVWHTAAVVDVIVTQSGSNVSSGKLFTWGDGDKNRLGHGDKEPRLKPTCVPALIDYNFNKVACGHSLTVGLTTSGQVYTMGSTVYGQLGNPQCDGKLPCLVEGKLVISSVDEIACGAYHVAVLTSKNEVFTWGKGANGRLGHGDIEDRKTPTLVESLKDRHVKYISCGSNYTAAICVHKWVSGAEQSQCSSCRQAFGFTRKRHNCYNCGLVHCHSCSSKKAPRAALAPNPGKPYRVCDSCFTKLSKMAESGINSRRNVKPRLSGENKDRLDKADLRLAKSGVVSNQDLIKLLDNKAAKQGKKGDTFLGRSSQAPLMQLKDVVLYGDFRRAIPKPVVTQSSVSSRSVSPFSRKASPPRSATPVPTTSGLSFSKGVSDSLKKTNDLLNQEVLKLRAQVESLMRECDMQEAELEKSRKKSQEAMVLAAEESAKCKAAKDVIKSLTAQLKDMAERLPAGSYDFESIRVKSASVLEQNGDANDIWTPNDKVENEYPNGAMHVTEEGKDILSAQEDGNNSLSPPPVPVPSETTATATATAGGSNQQQQVEAEWIEQYEPGVYITLVALRDGTRDLKRVRFSRRRFGEHQAETWWSENREQVYERYNVRGSSSSSKSSVSSAPTAGPRRSAGSPKY; encoded by the exons ATGGCAGATCTTGTTAGCTACGGTAACGCCGATCGTGACATTGAGCAG GCTGTTTTCCGGCGTTATTTGCGTCCTGAAAAAGACTATCTTTCATTTTCTCTCGTATACAACAACGGGAAACGATctcttgatttg ATCTGCAAGGACAAAGTCGAGGCTGAAGTGTGGATAGCAGGCCTCAAAGCACTGATTTCATCTTGGCAAGGAGGGCGTTCCAAAATTGATGGATGGAGTGACGGAGGCCTTTACCTTGAT GATAACAAAGATCTAGCATCAAACAGTGCAAGCGACAGTTCAGTTACTCCAGACGTTTCTGTTAGTTCAAGTTCAAACCCAACTACTTCCCCTAAAACTTCTTCCAATTTTGAAAGGTCGCATGCAGTTTTGGAGCAAACAAACATGCAACTAAAAGGTTCAAGTTCCGATACTTTTAGGGTTAGTGTCTCTAGTGCACCAAGTACATCCAGTCATGGGTCGGGCCCAGATGACTGTGATGCTTTAGGTGACGTGTACATATGGGGTGAAGTAATATGCGAAAATGTCATCAAACTAGGCCCAGATCGAACCATAAACCCTTCCAACACAAGAACCGATGTCCTTCTCCCAAAACCCTTAGAATCCAATGTCGTTTTAGATGTTAATCATATCGCCTGTGGGGTCCGCCACGCTGCCCTAGTAACCCGCCAAGGCGAACTCTTCACATGGGGCGAGGAATCGGGCGGGCGGCTCGGTCACGGGGTTGGGAAAGACGTGACCCAACCGCGGTTAGTCGAATCTTTAACTGTCTCAAACATCGATTTTGTCGCGTGTGGTGAGTTTCACACATGTGCAGTTACTTCCTCTGGTGAGCTTTACACATGGGGTGACGGGACCCACAAtgtcgggcttctcgggcacggGACAGATGTCAGTCATTGGATACCAAAGCGAATCTCCGGTCCACTCGAAGGGCTTCAAGTTTCTTCGGTCACATGCGGGCCATGGCACACCGCTTTAATTACATCCACCGGGCAGCTTTTTACATTTGGTGATGGGACTTTTGGCGTTTTAGGGCACGGTGACCGGGAAAACGTGTCCTACCCGAAAGAAGTCGACTCGCTTTCCGGTTTGCGAACGGTGGCTGTTGCATGTGGTGTCTGGCACACGGCGGCTGTGGTCGATGTTATTGTAACTCAATCCGGTTCCAATGTTTCTTCCGGAAAGCTTTTCACGTGGGGTGACGGGGACAAAAACCGCCTTGGACACGGCGATAAAGAACCACGACTCAAACCGACATGTGTCCCGGCTCTCATCGATTACAATTTCAACAAAGTTGCTTGCGGTCATAGTTTGACCGTTGGTTTGACCACATCCGGACAAGTTTACACAATGGGAAGCACGGTGTACGGTCAACTCGGGAACCCGCAATGTGACGGGAAGCTACCGTGTTTGGTCGAGGGTAAACTCGTCATTTCATCCGTTGATGAAATCGCTTGTGGTGCGTATCATGTTGCGGTGTTGACTTCGAAAAACGAGGTTTTTACATGGGGGAAAGGGGCGAACGGAAGGTTGGGCCATGGAGATATTGAAGACCGTAAAACACCGACTCTTGTTGAATCTTTAAAGGACAGACATGTAAAATACATATCTTGTGGTTCAAATTATACTGCAGCTATTTGTGTTCATAAATGGGTGTCTGGTGCTGAACAATCTCAGTGTTCATCTTGTAGACAGGCTTTCGGGTTCACTAGAAAGAGACACAATTGTTACAACTGTGGACTTGTCCACTGCCATTCATGTAGTTCAAAAAAAGCACCACGAGCTGCTCTGGCTCCAAACCCTGGAAAACCGTATCGCGTGTGTGATTCCTGTTTTACAAAGTTAAGTAAAATGGCGGAAAGTGGAATCAATAGTAGACGGAATGTGAAACCCCGGCTTTCGGGAGAGAACAAGGACAGGCTTGATAAGGCGGATTTGAGATTAGCGAAATCGGGGGTGGTGTCTAATCAAGATTTGATTAAGCTTTTGGATAATAAAGCGGCTAAGCAAGGGAAGAAAGGCGACACATTTCTTGGTAGATCATCTCAGGCTCCATTGATGCAGCTTAAAGATGTTGTGTTGTATGGTGATTTCCGGCGTGCGATTCCGAAACCGGTTGTGACTCAGTCGAGTGTTAGTTCCCGGTCTGTGTCACCGTTCTCGAGGAAAGCGAGCCCGCCACGTTCTGCAACACCGGTTCCTACAACTTCGGGGCTTTCGTTTTCTAAAGGTGTTTCTGATAGTTTGAAGAAAACAAATGACCTCTTGAATCAAGAAGTTCTTAAGTTGCGTGCGCAG GTTGAGAGCTTGATGCGAGAATGTGATATGCAAGAAGCAGAGCTTGAGAAATCAAGAAAGAAATCTCAGGAGGCCATGGTGTTGGCTGCAGAGGAATCTGCTAAATGTAAAGCTGCAAAAGATGTGATTAAGTCGCTGACAGCTCAG CTGAAGGATATGGCAGAGAGATTGCCAGCTGGATCGTATGACTTTGAGAGCATACGGGTAAAGTCAGCAAGTGTGTTGGAGCAAAATGGTGATGCCAATGATATTTGGACACCAAATGATAAAGTTGAGAATGAATATCCAAATGGAGCAATGCATGTGACAGAGGAGGGTAAGGATATATTGTCAGCACAAGAAGATGGAAATAACAGTTTGAGTCCTCCTCCTGTTCCTGTTCCCAGTGAgacaacagcaacagcaacagcaacagctgGTGGTAGtaatcaacaacaacaagtggaGGCTGAATGGATCGAACAGTATGAGCCTGGTGTGTACATAACCCTAGTGGCTCTCCGTGATGGAACTAGAGATCTCAAAAGAGTCCGCTTCAG TCGAAGGAGATTTGGGGAGCATCAAGCGGAGACATGGTGGTCGGAAAACCGTGAACAAGTGTACGAAAGATACAACGTTCGTGGATCATCATCAAGTAGTAAGTCATCTGTTTCTTCAGCACCAACTGCCGGCCCTCGCAGGTCAGCTGGATCTCCCAAGTATTAG
- the LOC111907838 gene encoding PH, RCC1 and FYVE domains-containing protein 1 isoform X1: MADLVSYGNADRDIEQALIALKKGAQLLKYGRKGKPKFCPFRLSHDELSLIWISGSGERSLKLASVSRIIPGQRTAVFRRYLRPEKDYLSFSLVYNNGKRSLDLICKDKVEAEVWIAGLKALISSWQGGRSKIDGWSDGGLYLDDNKDLASNSASDSSVTPDVSVSSSSNPTTSPKTSSNFERSHAVLEQTNMQLKGSSSDTFRVSVSSAPSTSSHGSGPDDCDALGDVYIWGEVICENVIKLGPDRTINPSNTRTDVLLPKPLESNVVLDVNHIACGVRHAALVTRQGELFTWGEESGGRLGHGVGKDVTQPRLVESLTVSNIDFVACGEFHTCAVTSSGELYTWGDGTHNVGLLGHGTDVSHWIPKRISGPLEGLQVSSVTCGPWHTALITSTGQLFTFGDGTFGVLGHGDRENVSYPKEVDSLSGLRTVAVACGVWHTAAVVDVIVTQSGSNVSSGKLFTWGDGDKNRLGHGDKEPRLKPTCVPALIDYNFNKVACGHSLTVGLTTSGQVYTMGSTVYGQLGNPQCDGKLPCLVEGKLVISSVDEIACGAYHVAVLTSKNEVFTWGKGANGRLGHGDIEDRKTPTLVESLKDRHVKYISCGSNYTAAICVHKWVSGAEQSQCSSCRQAFGFTRKRHNCYNCGLVHCHSCSSKKAPRAALAPNPGKPYRVCDSCFTKLSKMAESGINSRRNVKPRLSGENKDRLDKADLRLAKSGVVSNQDLIKLLDNKAAKQGKKGDTFLGRSSQAPLMQLKDVVLYGDFRRAIPKPVVTQSSVSSRSVSPFSRKASPPRSATPVPTTSGLSFSKGVSDSLKKTNDLLNQEVLKLRAQVESLMRECDMQEAELEKSRKKSQEAMVLAAEESAKCKAAKDVIKSLTAQLKDMAERLPAGSYDFESIRVKSASVLEQNGDANDIWTPNDKVENEYPNGAMHVTEEGKDILSAQEDGNNSLSPPPVPVPSETTATATATAGGSNQQQQVEAEWIEQYEPGVYITLVALRDGTRDLKRVRFSRRRFGEHQAETWWSENREQVYERYNVRGSSSSSKSSVSSAPTAGPRRSAGSPKY, encoded by the exons ATGGCAGATCTTGTTAGCTACGGTAACGCCGATCGTGACATTGAGCAG GCATTAATTGCTCTGAAGAAGGGCGCACAGTTACTTAAATATGGTCGCAAGGGGAAGCCCAAATTTTGTCCATTTAGACTTTCCCAT GATGAATTATCTCTAATTTGGATTTCGGGTAGTGGTGAAAGGAGCTTGAAATTAGCCTCAGTTTCTAGAATTATTCCTGGACAAAGAACT GCTGTTTTCCGGCGTTATTTGCGTCCTGAAAAAGACTATCTTTCATTTTCTCTCGTATACAACAACGGGAAACGATctcttgatttg ATCTGCAAGGACAAAGTCGAGGCTGAAGTGTGGATAGCAGGCCTCAAAGCACTGATTTCATCTTGGCAAGGAGGGCGTTCCAAAATTGATGGATGGAGTGACGGAGGCCTTTACCTTGAT GATAACAAAGATCTAGCATCAAACAGTGCAAGCGACAGTTCAGTTACTCCAGACGTTTCTGTTAGTTCAAGTTCAAACCCAACTACTTCCCCTAAAACTTCTTCCAATTTTGAAAGGTCGCATGCAGTTTTGGAGCAAACAAACATGCAACTAAAAGGTTCAAGTTCCGATACTTTTAGGGTTAGTGTCTCTAGTGCACCAAGTACATCCAGTCATGGGTCGGGCCCAGATGACTGTGATGCTTTAGGTGACGTGTACATATGGGGTGAAGTAATATGCGAAAATGTCATCAAACTAGGCCCAGATCGAACCATAAACCCTTCCAACACAAGAACCGATGTCCTTCTCCCAAAACCCTTAGAATCCAATGTCGTTTTAGATGTTAATCATATCGCCTGTGGGGTCCGCCACGCTGCCCTAGTAACCCGCCAAGGCGAACTCTTCACATGGGGCGAGGAATCGGGCGGGCGGCTCGGTCACGGGGTTGGGAAAGACGTGACCCAACCGCGGTTAGTCGAATCTTTAACTGTCTCAAACATCGATTTTGTCGCGTGTGGTGAGTTTCACACATGTGCAGTTACTTCCTCTGGTGAGCTTTACACATGGGGTGACGGGACCCACAAtgtcgggcttctcgggcacggGACAGATGTCAGTCATTGGATACCAAAGCGAATCTCCGGTCCACTCGAAGGGCTTCAAGTTTCTTCGGTCACATGCGGGCCATGGCACACCGCTTTAATTACATCCACCGGGCAGCTTTTTACATTTGGTGATGGGACTTTTGGCGTTTTAGGGCACGGTGACCGGGAAAACGTGTCCTACCCGAAAGAAGTCGACTCGCTTTCCGGTTTGCGAACGGTGGCTGTTGCATGTGGTGTCTGGCACACGGCGGCTGTGGTCGATGTTATTGTAACTCAATCCGGTTCCAATGTTTCTTCCGGAAAGCTTTTCACGTGGGGTGACGGGGACAAAAACCGCCTTGGACACGGCGATAAAGAACCACGACTCAAACCGACATGTGTCCCGGCTCTCATCGATTACAATTTCAACAAAGTTGCTTGCGGTCATAGTTTGACCGTTGGTTTGACCACATCCGGACAAGTTTACACAATGGGAAGCACGGTGTACGGTCAACTCGGGAACCCGCAATGTGACGGGAAGCTACCGTGTTTGGTCGAGGGTAAACTCGTCATTTCATCCGTTGATGAAATCGCTTGTGGTGCGTATCATGTTGCGGTGTTGACTTCGAAAAACGAGGTTTTTACATGGGGGAAAGGGGCGAACGGAAGGTTGGGCCATGGAGATATTGAAGACCGTAAAACACCGACTCTTGTTGAATCTTTAAAGGACAGACATGTAAAATACATATCTTGTGGTTCAAATTATACTGCAGCTATTTGTGTTCATAAATGGGTGTCTGGTGCTGAACAATCTCAGTGTTCATCTTGTAGACAGGCTTTCGGGTTCACTAGAAAGAGACACAATTGTTACAACTGTGGACTTGTCCACTGCCATTCATGTAGTTCAAAAAAAGCACCACGAGCTGCTCTGGCTCCAAACCCTGGAAAACCGTATCGCGTGTGTGATTCCTGTTTTACAAAGTTAAGTAAAATGGCGGAAAGTGGAATCAATAGTAGACGGAATGTGAAACCCCGGCTTTCGGGAGAGAACAAGGACAGGCTTGATAAGGCGGATTTGAGATTAGCGAAATCGGGGGTGGTGTCTAATCAAGATTTGATTAAGCTTTTGGATAATAAAGCGGCTAAGCAAGGGAAGAAAGGCGACACATTTCTTGGTAGATCATCTCAGGCTCCATTGATGCAGCTTAAAGATGTTGTGTTGTATGGTGATTTCCGGCGTGCGATTCCGAAACCGGTTGTGACTCAGTCGAGTGTTAGTTCCCGGTCTGTGTCACCGTTCTCGAGGAAAGCGAGCCCGCCACGTTCTGCAACACCGGTTCCTACAACTTCGGGGCTTTCGTTTTCTAAAGGTGTTTCTGATAGTTTGAAGAAAACAAATGACCTCTTGAATCAAGAAGTTCTTAAGTTGCGTGCGCAG GTTGAGAGCTTGATGCGAGAATGTGATATGCAAGAAGCAGAGCTTGAGAAATCAAGAAAGAAATCTCAGGAGGCCATGGTGTTGGCTGCAGAGGAATCTGCTAAATGTAAAGCTGCAAAAGATGTGATTAAGTCGCTGACAGCTCAG CTGAAGGATATGGCAGAGAGATTGCCAGCTGGATCGTATGACTTTGAGAGCATACGGGTAAAGTCAGCAAGTGTGTTGGAGCAAAATGGTGATGCCAATGATATTTGGACACCAAATGATAAAGTTGAGAATGAATATCCAAATGGAGCAATGCATGTGACAGAGGAGGGTAAGGATATATTGTCAGCACAAGAAGATGGAAATAACAGTTTGAGTCCTCCTCCTGTTCCTGTTCCCAGTGAgacaacagcaacagcaacagcaacagctgGTGGTAGtaatcaacaacaacaagtggaGGCTGAATGGATCGAACAGTATGAGCCTGGTGTGTACATAACCCTAGTGGCTCTCCGTGATGGAACTAGAGATCTCAAAAGAGTCCGCTTCAG TCGAAGGAGATTTGGGGAGCATCAAGCGGAGACATGGTGGTCGGAAAACCGTGAACAAGTGTACGAAAGATACAACGTTCGTGGATCATCATCAAGTAGTAAGTCATCTGTTTCTTCAGCACCAACTGCCGGCCCTCGCAGGTCAGCTGGATCTCCCAAGTATTAG
- the LOC111907994 gene encoding cell number regulator 2, whose translation MQPNQAPISSHHEQPPPPPPPPPPPWAVTSQSTPHYQQSTMVVPPPLHYQTYNPQMFPGQSQPGTTGALPPHFYHMQPGASSSGARYPYSLSPRRSNPGHLYPDHERDWSTGLFQCTSNIKNCFVTTLCPCITFGEIAEILTEGHTPWYEPATLCACLGAASFVFIFMLWLTFPYTCLYRVKMRKKYKLKGSLLEDCLINAFCGWCALCQQYRELDHQGFNVSIGWHENKRRESQAVAVFRLIPPEEQEMSR comes from the exons ATGCAACCCAACCAAGCTCCGATATCGTCACACCATGAACAACCGCCGCcgccaccgcctccaccaccaccaccatgggCGGTGACGTCGCAATCTACGCCTCattatcaacaatcaacaatGGTAGTACCACCGCCTCTGCACTACCAAACCTACAACCCTCAGATGTTTCCTGGTCAATCTCAACCAGGAACGACGGGAGCACTTCCACCACATTTCTATCACATGCAGCCGGGGGCGTCGTCATCAGGAGCACGGTATCCTTATTCCTTGAGTCCCCGGAGATCAAATCCTGGTCATTTGTATCCGGATCATGAACGAGATTGGTCCACCGGTCTTTTCCAGTGTACCTCCAACATCAAAAACT GTTTCGTTACGACGCTTTGTCCGTGCATTACGTTTGGGGAGATCGCTGAGATTTTGACGGAAGGACATACGC CTTGGTATGAACCAGCGACATTGTGTGCGTGTTTAGGAGCAGCGAGCTTTGTTTTCATATTCATGTTGTGGTTGACTTTCCCTTACACTTGTCTATATCGTgttaaaatgagaaaaaaataCAAGTTAAAAGGAAGCCTACTTGAAGATTGTTTGATCAATGCATTTTGCGGATGGTGTGCCTTATGTCAACAGTATCGGGAGCTTGATCATCAAGGCTTCAACGTTTCAATCG GATGGCATGAAAACAAGAGGAGGGAAAGTCAAGCAGTGGCAGTATTTCGATTGATACCACCAGAGGAGCAAGAGATGTCAAGATGA